The Macaca thibetana thibetana isolate TM-01 chromosome 5, ASM2454274v1, whole genome shotgun sequence genomic sequence ATACGTATCTGAagtgttttcataaataatgcatatattataaaaatttgacTTGTAAACTATTGAGTCCATGTCCCCCCAGTATTCACTGCGAAGACTAGCCATGTATAGGCAGTGCCTTTTGGTAGAAATTGGCATGCTAAAGCTTGCAGTGTCTTTTACCCAAgataaataggatttttttttttttgaagtacaGGACAAAGAAATATTACAAACAGTTTTGTCCAAACTCAAGGAAAGAAGTCATTCAAGGTAGAGCTATATTGTTAATTAGTTCCAAATTCTGAGGTGCTCCTTTAAGTCTTGCCAATTAAGAGAAATCAAGAGTGCAAGATAGCCCTTTTCTTATCTTCAAAgaataaagatgaaagaaaacagaaaatgaaacctCTTTACTCgttctgttctttaaaaacagAGCCCCAAGACAATCTGCTTGTGCTCCTAGAAGGAGCAAGGCCCAAGTATTTAcagagggagtggggaaggaggcGGTCTGAGAAGCATAATTAGAAGCAAGTTTTCAAATTGTATTAAATTCCTCCACCAACAAAACGCACTTAGAGGTATTTTAAGTTAAACTAGCACTTAAGGACTATGAAAAGCAAGATGATTACACGTCTGTGGCAGAAGAAAGAGcaattaagaaaacaagaacaatttAACGTGCCATATAAATAAAGGCGACCAGAAGTTGACTTAaagtttttcttctgtaatttgtCTCCCCTTTGTCATGGCACGCTCAGAGAAAGTGAATGCAGTAGATTGAAAGGCagagggggagtggggaggaagaaggaaggagcagGGAAGGACTGGCTCCcatctcctcccccagcccccaccagcccgtctccccttctctcctttgcgcccccgccccctccttcttccttctcagtctctttctctctcccaccctccgctctcctcctccctccttgggTGACTCCATCAGTTTTTGATTTGGAAGCACGCTGATTGGCTGGAAGCGATTCAACACACGCTGGGCAAGAGCTTTGTCTGAGTTGAAGTGAAGTTGTACAGATTTTAGACTGGAGTCAGCAATCACGGGTGTTTAGTCTGCAGCCGAGCAGCGAAAGGGAGAAAGAATCTCTCAGGAAAGACACACTGCAGACTCCGCCGGCACCCCGCAATAGATGGATTCCGACTACACAACGGCGAAAACGCGGAGGTGACACTCTTCTGCCTGGAAAGAGGACGAACGACCAAACAAACGCAAGGACTGGACTCCATGCCGAAGGTATCTGGAAGTCGCGACACGGTGTGTATAAAACAAAAGTTTGCGAGCTGTTAATTGCTGTGCTGTGTTATTAAGAGACGCTTTCAAGTTTCAAGTACCAAATGTAGCTTTAAGTTGCCAAAGGAAGTTGAAGGGATTGCTTTGCTGTTTTAACTTGCTCTGTGAGGGAAATCTCATGAACTGACCAATGCACCAAATGAATGCTAAAATGCACTTTAGGTTTGTTTTTGCACTCCTGATAGTATCTTTCAACCGCGATGTACTGGGCAAGAATTTGAAATACAGGATTTATGAGGAACAGAGGGTTGGATCAGTAATTGCAAGACTATCGGAGGATGTGGCTGATGTTTTATTGAAGCTACCTAATCCTTCTACTGTTCGATTTCGAGCCATGCAGAGGGGAAATTCTCCTCTACTTGTAGTAAATGAGGATAATGGGGAAATCAGCATTGGGGCTACAATTGACCGTGAACAACTATGCCAGAAAAACTTGAACTGTTCCATAGAGTTTGATGTGATCACTCTACCCACAGAGCATCTGCAGCTTTTCCATATTGAAGTTGAAGTGCTGGATATTAATGACAATTCTCCTCAGTTTTCAAGATCTCTCATACCTATTGAGATATCTGAGAGTGCGGCAGTTGGGACTCGCATTCCCCTGGACAGTGCATTTGATCCAGATGTTGGGGAAAATTCCCTCCACACATACTCGCTCTCtgccaatgatttttttaatattgaggTTCGGACCAGGACTGATGGAGCCAAGTATGCAGAACTCATAGTGGTCAGAGAGTTAGATCGGGAGCTGAAGTCAAGCTACGAGCTTCAGCTCACTGCCTCAGACATGGGAGTACCTCAGAGGTCTGGCTCATCCATACTAAAAATAAGCATTTCAGACTCCAATGACAACAGCCCTGCTTTTGAGCAGCAATCTTATATAATACAACTCTTAGAAAACTCCCCGGTCGGCACTTTGCTCTTAGATCTGAATGCCACGGATCCAGATGAGGGCGCTAATGGGAAAATTGTATATTCCTTCAGCAGTCATGTGTCTCCCAAAATTATGGAGACTTTTAAAATTGATTCCGAAAGAGGACATTTGACTCTTTTCAAGCAAGTGGATTATGAAATCACCAAATCCTATGAGATTGATGTTCAGGCTCAAGATTTGGGTCCAAATTCAATCCCAGCCCATTGCAAAATTATCATTAAGGTTGTGGATGTTAATGACAATAAACCTGAAATTAACATCAACCTCATGTCccctggaaaagaagaaatatcttatATTTTTGAAGGGGATCCTATTGATACATTTGTTGCTTTGGTCAGAGTTCAGGACAAGGATTCTGGGCTGAATGGAGAAATAGTTTGTAAGCTTCATGGACATGGTCACTTTAAACTTCAGAAGACGTATGAAAACAATTACTTAATCTTAACTAATGCCACACTGGATAGAGAAAAGAGATCTGAATATAGTTTGACTGTAATCGCTGAGGACAAGGGGACACCCAGTCTCTCTACAGTGAAACATTTTACAGTTCAAATCAATGATATCAATGACAATCCACCCCACTTCCAGAGAAGCCGATATGAATTTGTAATTTCAGAAAATAACTCGCCGGGGGCATATATCACCACTGTTACAGCCACAGATCCTGATCTTGGAGAAAATGGGCAAGTGACATACACCATCTTGGAGAGTTTTATTCTAGGAAGTTCCATAACTACGTATGTAACTATTGACCCATCTAATGGAGCCATCTATGCCCTCAGAATCTTTGATCACGAAGAAGTGAGCCAGATCACTTTTGTGGTAGAAGCGAGAGATGGAGGAAGCCCAAAGCAACTGGTAAGCAATACCACAGTTGTGCTCACCATCATTGATGAAAATGACAACATTCCTGTGGTTATAGGGCCTGCATTGCGCAATAATACGGCAGAAATCACCATTCCCAAAGGGGCTGAAAGTGGCTTTCATGTCACAAGAATAAGGGCAATTGACAGAGACTCTGGTGTGAATGCTGAACTCAGCTGCGCCATAGTAGCAGGTAATGAGGAGAATATCTTCATAATTGATCCACGATCATGTGACATCCATACCAACGTGAGCATGGATTCTGTTCCCTACACAGAATGGGAGCTGTCAGTTATCATTCAGGACAAAGGCAATCCTCAGCTACATACCAAAGTCCTTCTGAAGTGCATGATCTTTGAATATGCAGAGTCAGTGACAAGTACAGCAATGACTTCAGTAAGCCAGGCATCCTTGGATGTCTCCATGataataattatttccttaggagcAATTTGTGCAGTGTTGTTGGTTATTATGGTGCTATTTGCAACTAGGTGCAACCGTGAGAAGAAAGACACTAGATCTTATAACTGCAGGGTGGCCGAATCAACTTACCAGCACCACCCAAAAAGGCCATCCCGGCAGATTCACAAAGGGGACATCACATTGGTGCCTACCATAAATGGCACTCTGCCCATCAGATCTCATCACAGATCGTCTCCATCTTCATCGCCTACCTTAGAAAGAGGGCAGATGGGCAGCCGGCAGAGTCACAACAGTCACCAGTCACTCAACAGTCTGGTGACAATCTCATCAAACCACGTGCCAGAGAATTTCTCATTAGAACTCACCCACGCCACTCCTGCTGTTGAGGTAAGATCAT encodes the following:
- the PCDH18 gene encoding protocadherin-18 isoform X1 gives rise to the protein MHQMNAKMHFRFVFALLIVSFNRDVLGKNLKYRIYEEQRVGSVIARLSEDVADVLLKLPNPSTVRFRAMQRGNSPLLVVNEDNGEISIGATIDREQLCQKNLNCSIEFDVITLPTEHLQLFHIEVEVLDINDNSPQFSRSLIPIEISESAAVGTRIPLDSAFDPDVGENSLHTYSLSANDFFNIEVRTRTDGAKYAELIVVRELDRELKSSYELQLTASDMGVPQRSGSSILKISISDSNDNSPAFEQQSYIIQLLENSPVGTLLLDLNATDPDEGANGKIVYSFSSHVSPKIMETFKIDSERGHLTLFKQVDYEITKSYEIDVQAQDLGPNSIPAHCKIIIKVVDVNDNKPEININLMSPGKEEISYIFEGDPIDTFVALVRVQDKDSGLNGEIVCKLHGHGHFKLQKTYENNYLILTNATLDREKRSEYSLTVIAEDKGTPSLSTVKHFTVQINDINDNPPHFQRSRYEFVISENNSPGAYITTVTATDPDLGENGQVTYTILESFILGSSITTYVTIDPSNGAIYALRIFDHEEVSQITFVVEARDGGSPKQLVSNTTVVLTIIDENDNIPVVIGPALRNNTAEITIPKGAESGFHVTRIRAIDRDSGVNAELSCAIVAGNEENIFIIDPRSCDIHTNVSMDSVPYTEWELSVIIQDKGNPQLHTKVLLKCMIFEYAESVTSTAMTSVSQASLDVSMIIIISLGAICAVLLVIMVLFATRCNREKKDTRSYNCRVAESTYQHHPKRPSRQIHKGDITLVPTINGTLPIRSHHRSSPSSSPTLERGQMGSRQSHNSHQSLNSLVTISSNHVPENFSLELTHATPAVEQVSQLLSMLHQGQYQPRPSFRGNKYSRSYRYALQDMDKFSLKDSGRGDSEAGDSDYDLGRDSPIDRLLGEGFSDLFLTDGRIPAAMRLCTEECRVLGHSDQCWMPPLPSPSSDYRSNMFIPGEEFPTQPQQQHPHQSLEDDAQPADSGEKKKSFSTFGKDSPNDEDTGDTSTSSLLSEMSSVFQRLLPPSLDTYSECSEVDRSNSLERRKGPLPAKTVGYPQGVAAWAASTHFQNPTNNCGPPLGTHSSVQPSSKWLPAMEEIPENYEEDDFDNVLNHLNDGKHELMDASELVAEINKLLQDVRQS
- the PCDH18 gene encoding protocadherin-18 isoform X3, encoding MHQMNAKMHFRFVFALLIVSFNRDVLGKNLKYRIYEEQRVGSVIARLSEDVADVLLKLPNPSTVRFRAMQRGNSPLLVVNEDNGEISIGATIDREQLCQKNLNCSIEFDVITLPTEHLQLFHIEVEVLDINDNSPQFSRSLIPIEISESAAVGTRIPLDSAFDPDVGENSLHTYSLSANDFFNIEVRTRTDGAKYAELIVVRELDRELKSSYELQLTASDMGVPQRSGSSILKISISDSNDNSPAFEQQSYIIQLLENSPVGTLLLDLNATDPDEGANGKIVYSFSSHVSPKIMETFKIDSERGHLTLFKQVDYEITKSYEIDVQAQDLGPNSIPAHCKIIIKVVDVNDNKPEININLMSPGKEEISYIFEGDPIDTFVALVRVQDKDSGLNGEIVCKLHGHGHFKLQKTYENNYLILTNATLDREKRSEYSLTVIAEDKGTPSLSTVKHFTVQINDINDNPPHFQRSRYEFVISENNSPGAYITTVTATDPDLGENGQVTYTILESFILGSSITTYVTIDPSNGAIYALRIFDHEEVSQITFVVEARDGGSPKQLVSNTTVVLTIIDENDNIPVVIGPALRNNTAEITIPKGAESGFHVTRIRAIDRDSGVNAELSCAIVAGNEENIFIIDPRSCDIHTNVSMDSVPYTEWELSVIIQDKGNPQLHTKVLLKCMIFEYAESVTSTAMTSVSQASLDVSMIIIISLGAICAVLLVIMVLFATRCNREKKDTRSYNCRVAESTYQHHPKRPSRQIHKGDITLVPTINGTLPIRSHHRSSPSSSPTLERGQMGSRQSHNSHQSLNSLVTISSNHVPENFSLELTHATPAVEQVSQLLSMLHQGQYQPRPSFRGNKYSRSYRYALQDMDKFSLKDSGRGDSEAGDSDYDLGRDSPIDRLLGEGFSDLFLTDGRIPAVQL
- the PCDH18 gene encoding protocadherin-18 isoform X2, producing the protein MHQMNAKMHFRFVFALLIVSFNRDVLGKNLKYRIYEEQRVGSVIARLSEDVADVLLKLPNPSTVRFRAMQRGNSPLLVVNEDNGEISIGATIDREQLCQKNLNCSIEFDVITLPTEHLQLFHIEVEVLDINDNSPQFSRSLIPIEISESAAVGTRIPLDSAFDPDVGENSLHTYSLSANDFFNIEVRTRTDGAKYAELIVVRELDRELKSSYELQLTASDMGVPQRSGSSILKISISDSNDNSPAFEQQSYIIQLLENSPVGTLLLDLNATDPDEGANGKIVYSFSSHVSPKIMETFKIDSERGHLTLFKQVDYEITKSYEIDVQAQDLGPNSIPAHCKIIIKVVDVNDNKPEININLMSPGKEEISYIFEGDPIDTFVALVRVQDKDSGLNGEIVCKLHGHGHFKLQKTYENNYLILTNATLDREKRSEYSLTVIAEDKGTPSLSTVKHFTVQINDINDNPPHFQRSRYEFVISENNSPGAYITTVTATDPDLGENGQVTYTILESFILGSSITTYVTIDPSNGAIYALRIFDHEEVSQITFVVEARDGGSPKQLVSNTTVVLTIIDENDNIPVVIGPALRNNTAEITIPKGAESGFHVTRIRAIDRDSGVNAELSCAIVAGNEENIFIIDPRSCDIHTNVSMDSVPYTEWELSVIIQDKGNPQLHTKVLLKCMIFEYAESVTSTAMTSVSQASLDVSMIIIISLGAICAVLLVIMVLFATRCNREKKDTRSYNCRVAESTYQHHPKRPSRQIHKGDITLVPTINGTLPIRSHHRSSPSSSPTLERGQMGSRQSHNSHQSLNSLVTISSNHVPENFSLELTHATPAVEVSQLLSMLHQGQYQPRPSFRGNKYSRSYRYALQDMDKFSLKDSGRGDSEAGDSDYDLGRDSPIDRLLGEGFSDLFLTDGRIPAAMRLCTEECRVLGHSDQCWMPPLPSPSSDYRSNMFIPGEEFPTQPQQQHPHQSLEDDAQPADSGEKKKSFSTFGKDSPNDEDTGDTSTSSLLSEMSSVFQRLLPPSLDTYSECSEVDRSNSLERRKGPLPAKTVGYPQGVAAWAASTHFQNPTNNCGPPLGTHSSVQPSSKWLPAMEEIPENYEEDDFDNVLNHLNDGKHELMDASELVAEINKLLQDVRQS
- the PCDH18 gene encoding protocadherin-18 isoform X4, whose protein sequence is MGVPQRSGSSILKISISDSNDNSPAFEQQSYIIQLLENSPVGTLLLDLNATDPDEGANGKIVYSFSSHVSPKIMETFKIDSERGHLTLFKQVDYEITKSYEIDVQAQDLGPNSIPAHCKIIIKVVDVNDNKPEININLMSPGKEEISYIFEGDPIDTFVALVRVQDKDSGLNGEIVCKLHGHGHFKLQKTYENNYLILTNATLDREKRSEYSLTVIAEDKGTPSLSTVKHFTVQINDINDNPPHFQRSRYEFVISENNSPGAYITTVTATDPDLGENGQVTYTILESFILGSSITTYVTIDPSNGAIYALRIFDHEEVSQITFVVEARDGGSPKQLVSNTTVVLTIIDENDNIPVVIGPALRNNTAEITIPKGAESGFHVTRIRAIDRDSGVNAELSCAIVAGNEENIFIIDPRSCDIHTNVSMDSVPYTEWELSVIIQDKGNPQLHTKVLLKCMIFEYAESVTSTAMTSVSQASLDVSMIIIISLGAICAVLLVIMVLFATRCNREKKDTRSYNCRVAESTYQHHPKRPSRQIHKGDITLVPTINGTLPIRSHHRSSPSSSPTLERGQMGSRQSHNSHQSLNSLVTISSNHVPENFSLELTHATPAVEQVSQLLSMLHQGQYQPRPSFRGNKYSRSYRYALQDMDKFSLKDSGRGDSEAGDSDYDLGRDSPIDRLLGEGFSDLFLTDGRIPAAMRLCTEECRVLGHSDQCWMPPLPSPSSDYRSNMFIPGEEFPTQPQQQHPHQSLEDDAQPADSGEKKKSFSTFGKDSPNDEDTGDTSTSSLLSEMSSVFQRLLPPSLDTYSECSEVDRSNSLERRKGPLPAKTVGYPQGVAAWAASTHFQNPTNNCGPPLGTHSSVQPSSKWLPAMEEIPENYEEDDFDNVLNHLNDGKHELMDASELVAEINKLLQDVRQS
- the PCDH18 gene encoding protocadherin-18 isoform X5, with protein sequence MGVPQRSGSSILKISISDSNDNSPAFEQQSYIIQLLENSPVGTLLLDLNATDPDEGANGKIVYSFSSHVSPKIMETFKIDSERGHLTLFKQVDYEITKSYEIDVQAQDLGPNSIPAHCKIIIKVVDVNDNKPEININLMSPGKEEISYIFEGDPIDTFVALVRVQDKDSGLNGEIVCKLHGHGHFKLQKTYENNYLILTNATLDREKRSEYSLTVIAEDKGTPSLSTVKHFTVQINDINDNPPHFQRSRYEFVISENNSPGAYITTVTATDPDLGENGQVTYTILESFILGSSITTYVTIDPSNGAIYALRIFDHEEVSQITFVVEARDGGSPKQLVSNTTVVLTIIDENDNIPVVIGPALRNNTAEITIPKGAESGFHVTRIRAIDRDSGVNAELSCAIVAGNEENIFIIDPRSCDIHTNVSMDSVPYTEWELSVIIQDKGNPQLHTKVLLKCMIFEYAESVTSTAMTSVSQASLDVSMIIIISLGAICAVLLVIMVLFATRCNREKKDTRSYNCRVAESTYQHHPKRPSRQIHKGDITLVPTINGTLPIRSHHRSSPSSSPTLERGQMGSRQSHNSHQSLNSLVTISSNHVPENFSLELTHATPAVEVSQLLSMLHQGQYQPRPSFRGNKYSRSYRYALQDMDKFSLKDSGRGDSEAGDSDYDLGRDSPIDRLLGEGFSDLFLTDGRIPAAMRLCTEECRVLGHSDQCWMPPLPSPSSDYRSNMFIPGEEFPTQPQQQHPHQSLEDDAQPADSGEKKKSFSTFGKDSPNDEDTGDTSTSSLLSEMSSVFQRLLPPSLDTYSECSEVDRSNSLERRKGPLPAKTVGYPQGVAAWAASTHFQNPTNNCGPPLGTHSSVQPSSKWLPAMEEIPENYEEDDFDNVLNHLNDGKHELMDASELVAEINKLLQDVRQS